In Pseudomonas deceptionensis, a single window of DNA contains:
- a CDS encoding EAL domain-containing response regulator codes for MKPYRVLVVEDHPFQHEYLLTVFNEVGGFTVDTVWDGDGALECLARNDYDLLLSDLLMPVMDGVQLIQKVAVLKKRPALALMSASSRRMLISAGLAAKNLGISVVGLISKPVEFNAVMHLKERMAIFRINGEVDPALAIEIDPKSIEKAMGNGQIQAWYQPKKSLRNGNILSAEALVRWVHPEVGLLLPKDFLPVLILQGLEERLLWLMLEQTLQAQRQWREQGWDIPVSINLPTHLLDNHDLADRLRDYVVADGGEPRSIIFELMESSTTEELSNYYAGACRLRMMGFGLAQDDFGQGFSSYFNLVSTPFSELKIDRSLVHGCVENENMASALRSLVELSRKLGLTVVAEGVETQAELAFLRSIECDQVQGFLICGALSCTDFETLLLEDSSRPSWN; via the coding sequence GTGAAGCCCTATCGTGTACTGGTCGTTGAGGACCACCCCTTTCAGCATGAGTATTTGCTGACTGTTTTCAATGAAGTGGGTGGCTTTACAGTTGACACTGTTTGGGATGGAGATGGCGCGTTGGAATGTCTGGCGCGTAATGACTATGACCTGTTGCTCAGTGATTTACTCATGCCCGTCATGGACGGCGTGCAATTGATCCAGAAAGTTGCCGTCCTTAAAAAACGGCCTGCACTGGCGCTGATGAGTGCATCGTCACGGCGGATGTTGATCAGTGCGGGGCTGGCGGCGAAAAATCTGGGTATTTCGGTGGTGGGTTTGATCTCAAAGCCGGTCGAGTTCAATGCGGTCATGCACTTGAAAGAGCGGATGGCTATTTTCCGCATCAACGGTGAAGTAGACCCTGCATTAGCCATAGAGATTGACCCGAAAAGTATCGAAAAGGCTATGGGTAACGGCCAGATTCAGGCCTGGTACCAGCCCAAGAAGTCGCTGCGCAACGGCAATATTCTCAGCGCTGAAGCACTGGTGCGTTGGGTGCATCCCGAGGTCGGGCTGTTATTGCCGAAAGACTTCCTTCCCGTCCTGATTCTTCAGGGGCTGGAAGAGCGTCTGTTGTGGTTGATGCTGGAGCAAACGCTGCAAGCCCAAAGGCAGTGGCGCGAGCAGGGGTGGGATATCCCGGTTTCAATCAACCTGCCGACCCATTTGCTGGATAACCACGATCTGGCTGACCGCTTGCGCGATTATGTGGTGGCTGATGGCGGGGAGCCGCGCAGCATCATTTTTGAACTGATGGAGAGTTCTACCACAGAGGAACTCAGTAACTACTACGCTGGTGCTTGTCGGTTGCGCATGATGGGCTTTGGCCTGGCTCAGGACGACTTTGGTCAGGGGTTCAGTTCTTACTTCAACCTTGTCTCAACACCGTTCAGTGAACTCAAGATCGATCGTTCACTGGTACATGGTTGTGTCGAAAATGAGAACATGGCATCCGCCTTGCGCAGCCTCGTGGAATTGAGCCGAAAGCTGGGGCTGACGGTTGTCGCTGAAGGCGTAGAGACCCAGGCAGAGCTTGCATTCCTGCGTAGCATTGAATGTGATCAAGTTCAGGGCTTCCTGATTTGCGGTGCTTTATCGTGCACCGATTTTGAAACTCTTTTGCTTGAGGATAGCTCTAGGCCATCATGGAATTAG
- a CDS encoding ATP-binding protein, producing MKSTPQAARKLLHLFAIGLIVAVFAGSFVYLRAVFNEEVSLRRSYMNEAVFHAQDFFVSRQTLLKSLVLASVPDINGAKPYISANPDEEVSISLGTDEGHWNLWLTCRMMTYLRQNKVNLLYVPYAADPEVVRLFDASSHLKPLPTLVLQRLAAHGDVDELWLTDNQVLDSPFYLFARLDNRQASSGWLGIEVDVPDLVEALRSESAGDFMLLDSQGQIIFANAVRSPLVDSLHSLEAQNSFGFIGSGWFPDRLAIRKQLGYSGWKIVYAVDIRSLLPVLGWPLLGCVLLGIAVCIGLRLLILRIERRLITPSEARIQALVESEAFSRAVLQVAPVALCVISRTDGAVVLENSLSQQWLGSSSERAKLCHGWICRAFDENDPRNSDEIEMEDGRLLYLAFAPTRYKSQDVLICAFSDISARKQIEVTLERARLLADRANEAKTLFLATMSHEIRTPLYGVLGTLELLTRTELNEQQNNYLKAIERSSGNLLQLICDVLDVSRIEAGQLQLELNTFSPLELIEDVIQGYCGAAQAKGLQLCALIDSTVPEWLSGDVTRIRQILNNLLNNALKFTDYGKIVLRLKMDSRDDERVMLHWQVSDSGKGIAHAEQGHLFEPFYQVESGKNMVAGTGLGLSICKRLMHLMNGTMRLVSEPGLGSSFTLYLPLVQVNDPVRSSPFGELSPSVVYVVSPLRELAECYCGWLRRWGARAQLGPPKQGEANDDAVLLELHPNCAPQLLVPAWTGPLVLATSDTSVVLNVENPCWKADLNSLQDVYRALCKAQGIHTATHLEAGVAKAELKLGLRILVAEDNVINQLILRDQLEELGCVVTLACDGMQALELWQEGKFDLVLTDVNMPRMNGYELAAKLRAMKMTQPIIGASANAMRDESERCLSAGMNHCLIKPFTLHTLYNCLQHF from the coding sequence ATGAAATCGACTCCCCAAGCCGCGCGAAAACTGCTCCACTTATTTGCCATTGGCCTGATAGTTGCGGTTTTTGCGGGTTCGTTTGTTTATTTGCGCGCTGTTTTTAATGAGGAGGTTTCTCTTCGTCGCAGCTATATGAATGAAGCGGTTTTCCATGCGCAGGACTTTTTTGTCAGCCGCCAGACTTTGCTCAAAAGCCTGGTGCTGGCCTCGGTGCCTGACATCAACGGCGCCAAACCTTATATCAGTGCCAATCCAGACGAAGAGGTGAGTATCAGTCTTGGCACTGATGAGGGCCATTGGAACCTCTGGCTGACCTGCCGAATGATGACCTATCTGCGCCAGAACAAAGTCAATCTGTTGTATGTGCCGTACGCGGCTGACCCCGAGGTGGTGCGCTTGTTTGACGCTTCAAGCCATTTGAAGCCCCTGCCCACTTTGGTCTTGCAACGTTTGGCGGCACATGGCGATGTCGATGAGCTATGGCTGACAGACAACCAGGTACTGGATTCACCTTTCTATTTGTTCGCGCGCCTTGATAATCGCCAAGCGAGTTCTGGCTGGCTGGGCATTGAGGTCGATGTGCCGGACCTTGTAGAGGCTTTGCGCAGTGAAAGTGCTGGCGACTTCATGTTACTGGACAGCCAGGGTCAGATTATTTTCGCAAATGCCGTGCGATCACCTCTGGTGGATTCGTTGCATTCGCTGGAGGCTCAAAACTCGTTTGGTTTTATCGGCTCGGGCTGGTTTCCCGATCGTCTGGCCATCCGCAAACAATTGGGCTATTCCGGCTGGAAAATTGTGTATGCGGTGGACATTCGCTCTTTGCTTCCAGTGTTGGGTTGGCCTTTGCTGGGCTGTGTACTGTTGGGTATCGCGGTCTGTATTGGACTGCGCTTGCTGATACTGCGAATTGAACGGCGTCTGATAACCCCCAGTGAAGCCCGCATTCAAGCGCTGGTTGAAAGTGAAGCCTTCAGCCGCGCCGTGCTGCAAGTTGCGCCGGTTGCCTTGTGTGTGATCAGCCGCACAGACGGCGCAGTGGTGCTGGAAAACTCCCTGTCGCAACAGTGGTTAGGCAGCAGCAGTGAGCGCGCAAAGTTGTGTCATGGCTGGATTTGTCGCGCTTTCGATGAGAATGATCCGCGCAACAGCGATGAAATTGAGATGGAAGATGGCCGCCTCTTGTACCTCGCCTTTGCGCCGACACGTTACAAAAGTCAGGATGTGCTGATTTGCGCATTCAGCGACATCAGCGCGCGCAAACAGATTGAAGTGACACTGGAGCGTGCCCGGCTCCTTGCAGACCGGGCCAATGAAGCCAAAACCCTGTTTCTGGCGACCATGAGCCATGAAATCAGAACGCCTTTGTATGGCGTATTAGGCACGCTCGAACTGCTGACGCGTACCGAACTCAATGAACAACAAAACAACTACTTGAAAGCCATCGAGCGCTCGTCCGGCAATTTGTTGCAGTTGATTTGCGACGTGCTGGATGTCTCGCGAATCGAGGCAGGCCAATTGCAGCTTGAGCTCAACACCTTCAGCCCTCTGGAGCTGATAGAAGATGTGATTCAGGGGTATTGCGGCGCGGCACAGGCCAAGGGCCTGCAGTTGTGTGCCCTGATCGATTCGACGGTGCCTGAGTGGCTCAGCGGTGATGTCACCCGTATTCGCCAGATTCTGAACAATCTGCTCAACAACGCCCTGAAATTCACCGACTACGGAAAAATCGTGCTGCGCCTGAAAATGGACAGCCGCGATGATGAGCGCGTCATGCTGCACTGGCAGGTTTCGGATAGCGGCAAAGGTATCGCCCATGCTGAGCAGGGCCACTTGTTCGAGCCCTTTTATCAAGTTGAGTCAGGGAAAAACATGGTCGCCGGGACAGGGCTGGGTTTATCCATCTGCAAGCGCCTCATGCACTTGATGAACGGCACGATGCGCTTGGTCAGTGAGCCGGGCTTGGGTAGCAGTTTTACCCTGTATTTGCCATTGGTGCAGGTCAACGATCCTGTGCGGTCAAGCCCTTTTGGCGAGTTGTCCCCCAGTGTGGTGTATGTGGTTTCGCCCCTGCGCGAGTTGGCTGAGTGTTATTGCGGCTGGTTGCGTCGCTGGGGCGCGCGCGCTCAGTTGGGGCCGCCCAAGCAGGGCGAGGCAAACGATGATGCGGTTTTGCTGGAGCTACACCCGAACTGCGCCCCGCAATTGCTGGTGCCCGCATGGACGGGACCTTTGGTGCTGGCCACCAGCGATACCTCAGTTGTTCTCAACGTTGAAAACCCTTGCTGGAAAGCTGACCTCAACAGTTTGCAGGACGTATACCGGGCCCTGTGCAAGGCTCAGGGCATCCACACGGCTACTCATCTTGAGGCTGGAGTCGCCAAGGCTGAACTCAAACTCGGACTGCGAATCCTGGTCGCGGAAGACAACGTGATCAACCAGCTGATTTTGCGTGATCAGCTCGAAGAGCTGGGATGCGTGGTGACGCTGGCCTGTGATGGTATGCAAGCCCTGGAGCTCTGGCAGGAAGGCAAGTTCGATCTGGTGCTGACCGACGTCAACATGCCGAGAATGAACGGTTATGAGCTTGCGGCCAAATTGCGGGCCATGAAGATGACGCAGCCGATTATTGGCGCCTCGGCCAATGCCATGCGCGATGAAAGCGAGCGCTGCCTGAGCGCCGGCATGAACCACTGTCTGATCAAGCCTTTTACGCTGCACACCCTATACAACTGTCTTCAGCACTTCTAA
- a CDS encoding Dyp-type peroxidase: MSLYQPGILAQPVPSQARYMFFALKSVEALPAALDVLSQWVDGKSVVAGFGSPLVLALGAKIPGLRVFPALNAMVENPSTQHALWLWLLGEDRGELLHRSQKIETALAQAFNLLQVTEGFRYNTDRDLTGYEDGTENPVDEAAVDAAIVANAGAGLDGGCFVAIQQWQHDLNGFAARPQAEQDNIIGRRLSDNEELEDAPLSAHVKRTAQESFSPEAFTVRRSMPWAENGKAGLMFVSFSRTLNAFEVQLRRMSGMEDGIVDGLYSFSRPLNGGYYWCPPLKDGRMDLSAVRPA; the protein is encoded by the coding sequence ATGAGTCTTTACCAGCCAGGCATTCTTGCCCAACCCGTGCCGTCACAGGCGCGCTACATGTTTTTTGCCCTCAAGTCTGTAGAAGCACTGCCGGCTGCGCTCGATGTTTTGTCGCAGTGGGTTGACGGCAAAAGCGTAGTAGCGGGCTTTGGGTCGCCGCTGGTGTTGGCATTGGGCGCAAAAATTCCAGGGCTGCGAGTGTTCCCGGCCCTCAATGCAATGGTTGAGAACCCGTCCACCCAGCACGCACTGTGGCTGTGGTTGTTGGGCGAGGACCGCGGCGAGTTGCTGCACCGCAGCCAGAAGATCGAGACCGCGCTGGCGCAGGCGTTCAACCTGCTGCAAGTGACTGAAGGTTTCCGCTACAACACTGACCGCGACCTGACCGGCTACGAAGACGGCACAGAAAACCCGGTGGATGAAGCGGCAGTCGACGCCGCTATCGTTGCGAACGCTGGCGCTGGGCTGGACGGTGGCTGCTTTGTTGCCATCCAGCAGTGGCAGCATGACTTGAACGGTTTTGCCGCACGCCCGCAAGCCGAGCAGGACAACATCATTGGTCGTCGTCTGAGCGATAACGAAGAGCTTGAAGACGCGCCGCTCTCGGCCCACGTCAAACGTACCGCTCAGGAGAGTTTCTCGCCTGAAGCCTTCACCGTGCGCCGCTCCATGCCCTGGGCTGAAAACGGCAAGGCCGGGCTGATGTTCGTGTCTTTCAGCCGCACCCTGAATGCATTCGAAGTTCAGCTGCGTCGCATGAGCGGTATGGAAGACGGCATCGTTGACGGCCTTTACAGCTTTAGCCGGCCTTTGAATGGTGGTTATTACTGGTGCCCGCCGTTGAAAGACGGGCGTATGGATTTGAGCGCGGTTCGCCCGGCTTAA
- a CDS encoding short-chain fatty acid transporter, producing the protein MAAEITDSRSARFALRCSNWAERWFPDSWVFAAVAVITVALATMFMGAKPTDAAKAFGDGFWSLIPFTMQMAFVVIGGYVVASSPPAVKLIDKLAKVPKNGRQAVCWVALISMVASLLNWGLSLVFGGLLVRALARRTNLRMDYRAAGAAAYLGLGAVWALGLSSSAAQLQANPASLPPSILSITGVIPFTETIFLWQSGVLLAALVVVSLIVAYATAPGPDSARDAAACGIDPSFSTPKLPPRTRPGEWLEYSPVLTLLLVLLAAGWLFHEFSTKPAISAISGLNTYNFLFLMLGALLHWRPRSFLNAVASAVPTTTGVMIQFPLYGSIAALLTVVQGTDGQTLAHHISTFFVQIASHDTYAVLMGVYSAILGFFIPSGGGKWIIEAPYVMQVANDLEYHLGWAVQIYNAAEALPNLINPFYMLPLLGVLGLKARDLIGFSFVQLLVHTPLVLFLLWALGTTLTYMPPVMP; encoded by the coding sequence ATGGCCGCTGAGATTACAGACAGCCGCTCTGCCCGCTTTGCCCTGCGCTGCTCGAACTGGGCCGAGCGCTGGTTCCCTGACTCCTGGGTATTCGCTGCTGTTGCGGTGATCACCGTTGCACTGGCCACGATGTTTATGGGGGCCAAACCCACCGATGCCGCGAAGGCGTTCGGCGATGGTTTCTGGAGCCTGATCCCGTTTACCATGCAAATGGCCTTCGTGGTAATTGGCGGCTATGTGGTCGCCAGTTCGCCACCTGCCGTCAAGCTGATCGACAAGCTGGCCAAGGTCCCGAAAAACGGTCGCCAGGCCGTGTGCTGGGTGGCATTGATTTCAATGGTCGCGTCCCTGCTCAACTGGGGGCTGTCGCTGGTATTTGGCGGTTTGCTGGTGCGGGCGCTGGCCCGTCGTACCAACCTGCGCATGGACTACCGCGCCGCCGGTGCCGCGGCCTATTTGGGGCTCGGGGCGGTATGGGCCCTGGGGCTGTCATCCTCGGCGGCCCAGCTACAGGCCAACCCCGCCAGTTTACCGCCGTCGATCCTGTCGATTACCGGCGTGATTCCCTTCACTGAAACCATCTTTCTGTGGCAGTCCGGCGTGTTGCTCGCGGCCCTGGTGGTGGTCTCGCTGATCGTGGCCTACGCGACTGCGCCTGGCCCTGATTCAGCCCGTGACGCTGCGGCCTGCGGCATTGACCCCAGCTTCAGCACGCCAAAACTGCCCCCGCGTACACGGCCCGGTGAGTGGCTGGAATACAGCCCGGTGTTGACCCTCTTGCTGGTGCTCCTGGCGGCCGGCTGGCTGTTTCACGAGTTCTCAACCAAACCTGCGATCAGCGCCATCTCGGGGCTTAACACCTACAACTTCCTGTTCTTGATGCTCGGCGCGCTGCTGCACTGGCGCCCGCGCAGCTTTCTGAATGCAGTGGCCAGCGCCGTGCCGACCACTACCGGGGTGATGATCCAGTTCCCGCTGTACGGCTCGATTGCGGCGCTATTGACCGTCGTCCAAGGCACTGACGGGCAAACCCTGGCGCACCACATCTCGACGTTTTTCGTGCAGATCGCCTCCCACGACACCTATGCGGTGTTGATGGGTGTGTATTCGGCGATATTGGGATTCTTTATCCCGTCGGGAGGCGGCAAGTGGATTATCGAAGCACCCTACGTGATGCAGGTGGCCAATGACCTGGAGTACCACCTGGGTTGGGCGGTGCAGATCTACAACGCCGCCGAGGCGTTGCCGAACCTGATTAACCCGTTTTACATGCTGCCGCTGCTGGGCGTGCTGGGGTTGAAGGCACGGGACTTGATCGGGTTTTCGTTCGTGCAGTTGTTGGTGCACACGCCCCTGGTGCTGTTTTTGCTGTGGGCGCTGGGCACTACGCTGACGTATATGCCACCGGTAATGCCGTAA
- the can gene encoding carbonate dehydratase: MNELQDLIDNNERWADAIKQEDPDFFAKLARQQTPEYLWIGCSDARVPANEIVGMLPGDLFVHRNVANVVLHTDLNCLSVIQYAVDVLKVKHILVTGHYGCGGVRASMKDQQLGLIDGWLRSIRDLYYENREVLALLPTEEERVDRLCELNVIQQVANVGHTNIVQNAWHRGQKLSVHGCIYGIKDGRWKSLNTTISGLDQLPPQYRLRPVGAV; encoded by the coding sequence ATGAACGAACTACAAGATCTGATTGATAACAACGAGCGCTGGGCCGATGCGATCAAGCAGGAAGATCCCGACTTTTTCGCCAAGCTGGCTCGCCAGCAAACGCCGGAATACCTATGGATTGGTTGTTCGGATGCCCGTGTGCCGGCCAACGAAATTGTCGGCATGTTGCCGGGCGATCTTTTTGTGCACCGCAACGTGGCCAATGTCGTGCTGCACACTGACTTGAACTGCTTGTCGGTGATCCAGTACGCAGTCGATGTTTTGAAGGTCAAACACATTCTGGTCACCGGCCACTACGGCTGTGGCGGCGTACGAGCCTCCATGAAGGACCAGCAACTGGGCCTGATCGATGGCTGGCTGCGCTCCATTCGCGATCTGTATTACGAAAATCGCGAAGTGCTGGCGCTATTGCCGACCGAGGAAGAGCGCGTCGACCGTTTGTGCGAGCTGAACGTGATCCAGCAAGTGGCGAACGTCGGTCACACCAACATTGTGCAAAATGCCTGGCATCGAGGGCAGAAGCTGTCGGTTCACGGTTGCATTTACGGGATCAAGGACGGTCGCTGGAAGAGCCTGAACACCACGATCAGCGGGCTGGACCAACTGCCACCGCAATACCGCTTGCGGCCGGTGGGCGCGGTTTAA
- the rimI gene encoding ribosomal protein S18-alanine N-acetyltransferase: protein MSDAVTFRPMTEADLDTVLKIEYAAFSHPWTRGIFLDGLGKYHIWLMFEGEQQVGHGVVQIILDEAHLLNITVKPESQGRGLGLKLLEHLMSIAYKHEARECFLELRDSNTAAFKLYERYGFNEIGRRRDYYPAVGGREDAVVMACTLVD from the coding sequence ATGAGTGATGCCGTAACCTTTCGCCCGATGACCGAGGCGGACCTTGATACCGTATTGAAAATTGAATATGCCGCCTTCAGCCATCCCTGGACGCGCGGTATTTTTCTCGACGGCCTGGGCAAGTATCACATCTGGCTGATGTTCGAAGGTGAGCAGCAAGTTGGCCACGGTGTGGTGCAAATCATCCTCGATGAGGCTCATTTGCTGAATATCACCGTCAAGCCCGAAAGCCAAGGCCGTGGTCTGGGGCTAAAGCTGCTTGAGCACCTGATGTCGATTGCCTACAAACACGAGGCACGCGAGTGCTTCCTCGAGCTGCGGGACAGCAACACGGCCGCGTTCAAGTTGTATGAGCGTTATGGCTTCAACGAAATCGGCCGTCGCCGTGATTACTACCCGGCAGTGGGTGGTCGTGAAGATGCGGTCGTCATGGCCTGCACCCTGGTCGACTAA
- the mksB gene encoding Mks condensin complex protein MksB, producing MIEPKRVLRALAEHWALLEPLCEHFDQGTLSLNELRLQVAAQQLDSTAQDITNVLDTWIRLDILVPVAKSPNRFELNAQIHDFLAYLRHEHRLGLCLEIEAYLRHLERLAGYIQDAFDIRDGHDLARQLRLLDMRVRDVLKKLANDEQALVAVAERAKTSDRQIPLRQRYAEVLATWDEYVEPMIQLVNADGAFEQGVRKVENVLLRMLSEQQRLGHLVDDDMLLRTHARILEMQTCAQLTLRHARELLLPLREEARRHNAVTRGAALALAAIRRKGLDAVPQASMPMFTRPQSTFLGSASQVEAYVYALARFEPKPAKFPKAHKVHRGETPKAPRTVKEMLDRCSDALPMPDLMTWLLAQEPDGDTDELLYWFSRLSREKRFVRERLERRDYHTHEHLVSLRSFALLSHSEDATQTSASPLHAS from the coding sequence ATGATCGAACCCAAGCGCGTATTACGTGCCCTCGCCGAGCACTGGGCACTTCTTGAGCCTTTGTGTGAACACTTCGACCAAGGCACCCTGAGCCTGAACGAACTGCGCCTGCAAGTCGCTGCCCAGCAGCTGGACAGCACCGCGCAAGACATCACCAACGTGCTCGACACCTGGATCCGTCTGGACATTCTGGTGCCGGTCGCAAAAAGCCCGAACCGTTTTGAGCTCAACGCCCAGATTCACGACTTCCTGGCCTACCTGAGGCACGAACACCGCCTTGGCCTGTGCCTGGAAATCGAAGCTTACCTGCGCCACCTTGAGCGCCTGGCCGGCTATATCCAGGATGCGTTCGACATCCGTGACGGCCATGACCTGGCACGCCAGCTGCGTTTGCTCGACATGCGTGTACGCGATGTACTGAAAAAACTCGCCAACGATGAGCAGGCACTGGTCGCCGTGGCCGAGCGGGCCAAGACCAGCGATCGGCAGATCCCCCTGCGCCAGCGTTATGCCGAAGTACTGGCAACGTGGGACGAATACGTCGAGCCCATGATTCAACTGGTTAATGCCGACGGCGCCTTCGAACAAGGCGTACGCAAGGTTGAGAACGTGCTGTTGCGCATGCTCAGCGAGCAGCAGCGGCTCGGCCATCTGGTGGACGACGACATGTTGTTGCGCACCCATGCGCGCATCCTCGAAATGCAAACCTGCGCCCAGCTGACCTTGCGCCATGCCCGCGAACTGCTGCTGCCGCTGCGTGAAGAAGCCCGCCGGCACAACGCCGTGACCCGCGGTGCCGCGCTGGCGCTGGCAGCCATCCGGCGCAAGGGCCTGGACGCGGTGCCGCAAGCCTCTATGCCGATGTTCACTCGCCCGCAAAGCACCTTTTTGGGCAGCGCAAGTCAGGTCGAGGCCTATGTGTATGCCCTGGCCCGCTTCGAGCCCAAACCCGCGAAATTTCCCAAGGCCCATAAAGTCCACCGGGGCGAGACACCCAAGGCCCCGCGCACGGTCAAGGAAATGCTCGACCGCTGCAGCGACGCGCTGCCGATGCCGGATTTGATGACCTGGCTGTTGGCACAAGAGCCGGACGGCGACACCGACGAATTGTTGTACTGGTTCTCCCGCCTGTCCCGCGAAAAACGCTTCGTGCGCGAGCGCCTTGAGCGCCGCGATTACCACACCCACGAACACCTGGTCAGCCTGCGCTCATTCGCTTTGCTTTCTCACAGCGAAGATGCGACCCAGACATCTGCGAGCCCCCTGCATGCATCTTGA
- the mksE gene encoding Mks condensin complex protein MksE yields MHLDLSELSQLAPIFRELFKGYHVSRRDPELYAQLSNFQDQYRTLFKALGFELVCDTRGFYYFVPDTATAQVNKTAQRLALFTFIIVEHLADQGRDPIAVLDGGSLGRDELPALLEKYRDLFVQAEVTTHEELEEKIMRRMTQLGFASEEPGIYRFLPPMHRFLDVCLSVQQDRDLAASLHSILPLPTPVLIDDDIAPEDEEADLARAIADEQQEMDA; encoded by the coding sequence ATGCATCTTGATCTTTCTGAACTGTCCCAGCTGGCACCGATTTTTCGTGAGCTGTTCAAGGGCTATCACGTCAGCCGCCGCGACCCGGAGCTGTACGCGCAACTGTCGAACTTCCAGGATCAATACCGCACGCTGTTTAAAGCCCTGGGCTTTGAGTTGGTGTGTGATACCCGCGGCTTCTATTACTTCGTGCCCGACACCGCCACTGCGCAAGTCAACAAGACTGCGCAGCGCCTGGCGCTGTTCACCTTCATCATCGTCGAGCACCTGGCCGATCAGGGCCGCGACCCGATTGCCGTGCTGGATGGTGGCAGCCTGGGCCGCGACGAGTTGCCAGCGCTGCTTGAAAAATACCGTGACCTCTTCGTACAGGCTGAAGTCACCACCCACGAAGAGCTGGAAGAAAAAATCATGCGCCGCATGACCCAGCTCGGTTTTGCCAGTGAAGAGCCCGGTATCTACCGCTTTCTGCCACCGATGCACCGTTTTCTGGACGTATGCCTGTCGGTACAACAGGACCGTGACCTGGCGGCCAGCCTGCACAGCATTCTGCCGTTGCCGACACCGGTTTTGATCGATGACGACATCGCCCCCGAAGACGAAGAAGCCGATCTGGCCCGGGCCATTGCCGATGAGCAACAGGAGATGGACGCATGA